The Leptospira mtsangambouensis sequence GAGTTCGAGGTAAAAACTTTTACGACATCGATCCCGCCTTACAACGAGTGGTTCACCGTTATTCTGAATCTTTTGCACCGGATCATAAAAAAGCAATGGAAGAACATATCCGAAAGTATGGGGAACTCGTCGGTGGGATTTTGGATGAACTCACAGAAGAGTGCCACAAAGAAGGAAAGTATGGTGAGGTTGTTAAATTTGATCGAACGGGAAAACGAATCGATTTTATCAAATATTCGGAAGAACAAAAATTAGCACGAAAGATTTCTTATGATCACGGTGTGGTGAATTTAGATTTTCATCCTGAGTGGAAATATGATTTCACACATATTCATCGTTATGCGCTCACTTATTTAATGAATATGAATGGAGAAGGTGGTGTTGCCTGTCCTTTGGCCATGACCGATGGAATCATCCTTGCTCTCAAAAAAATTGGAACAGAAGAACAAAAGAAAAAATACCTCCCTCTGGTTGCTGGAAAAGGAAGTTCTTCTCATTTTATGGCCGGACAATATGTAACGGAAAGAGTGGGTGGGAGTAATGTTTCTGCCAATCGAACCATTGCAAAAAAACTTCCGAACGGCAAATGGGAGTTAACTGGTGAAAAATGGTTTTGTTCGAACCCTGGTGATCTTTGGGTCACAACGGCAAAGATGGAGGGAACGAATACCGTTGGTATGTTCCTTGTTCCTAGGATCAAAGAAAATGGGGAACTCAATGGACACCATATTTTGCGTAAAAAAGATATCATTGGATCTCGTGGAAAACTCACTGTAGAAATTATTTATGACAAGGTAGAAGCCGAAGAGTTTGGTCGTCCAGGTCATGGACTTGTGAATCTCATTCGTTACATCATCAAAACCTCTCGATTGCATGTGGGTCTTGGTTCCAGTGGGAATGCAAGAAGGTCTGTGATGGAAGCTTCTGAGTATGCAAAGTTTAGAACCGCTTACGGTAAAAAGATTTTAGAATTTCCTTCTTTTACAAAAACCTTAGCAGAAATGCAAATTTTACAAACAGGAAATTGTTTTGTGAACTTTCGTTCCGCGAATCTATCTGAAAAAGATCATGATGCGGCTGAGATTACAGTTCCGCTTATGAAATATAAATCATCTTCCCAAGCAAGTTATATCACTCAAAAAGCAATCCTTACTTTGGGTGGAAACGGAATCATTGGTGACTTTTCTCCTCTCCCTCGTCTACACAATGATTCCATCATCAATGAAACTTGGGAAGGAACCCATCTCATTATTACCGATCATTGTTTGCATGCTTTGCAAAAACCAAAGGTTTATACAGCTTTCCAATCTTTGTTGGATGAACTAACAAAGTCTGCTTTGAACCATCAGGAATTAAAAAATGCATTTGAAGTATTCCAAACCAAACGAAAGGAATTGGAACACTGTATTAAAAATGAATCCAAAGATTGGAAGGATATGAATCGGGTTTATATTGCCGATGTAACCTATCAAGTTTTCCTGCTAGCTGAGTTTTTAGAACAAGCAGCTTATGACATTGCAAACAAATTACCTACTAAGTATTTATATTTTGCCAATGGGTATGCCGAGATGGTGCGGGATGGACTCGAAGCACCAAGACAAAAGGAAGGAGTTTTCTTTGATTCGAAAGCAATTGAGACCTTTCTTTCTTTTTAATTAATATGGAAAATTTTTTACTTTTGGGAATTTGTTTTGGGTTGGGGTTATTTTTTCGAAGATTACCTCAGTTTCCGGAAACCACTCCTAAGGTGTTAAATGGGTTTATTCTTTTCATTTCGTTGCCCTCTCTTGTTTTGTATCATGTCCATGAATTAAAAGTAGATACGACTTCACTTTTGCCTTCGTCTATGCCTTGGGTAGTTTTTGGGATCGCACTTGTATTCTTCCTTGGATTGTACAAACTAAAGTTTTTAAAATTTCATACTGCCGTCTGTTTGGTGTTAACTGCAGGTCTTGGGAACACTTCCTTCGTTGGATTTCCCTTACTTGAAACTTACTTAGGAAAAACTTCCCTTGGTTATGGAATTTTGGCAGACCAACTAGGAACCTTTATGGTTTTAAGTTTTCCAGGAATCATTTTGGCGTCCATTGCTATGGATGGGAAATGGGACTTTTCCACTCTTGTAAAACGAGTGCTGGGATTTGCTCCCATCTACGCTCTGTTTGTTGCCATTGTCACAAGGCAATTTCCGTATCCAGAAGCATTCAAACTAGTCCTACTTCGTTTGGGAGACACTCTCACTCCGCTCGCTTTGGTTTCTGTTGGGTATATGTTGGACATGAGAACCATCGCAGGTCATGGAAAGGTTTTGGCTTTGGGCCTAGGGTTTAAACTCGTCCTCGCACCAATCTTTGTGTATTGGATGTATTCTCCGTTAAAAGAAGATTCCTTACTTTTCCAAACCATTGTTTTGGAATCGGCAATGGCTCCTATGGTCACTTCCACAGTCATCACAATTGAAAAAAACATTTCTCCCCATTTAGCAAGCCTTATGTTGGGAATTGGAATTCCTATTTCCTTTGGCACCACATACGTTCTCAACTTTTTGTTGAAAGGAAACTATATTTGAACCTAAAATTTTTACTCTTACTGATACTTGCAATGGTCTCTTGGGGGATTTCTTGGCCCATTGGAAAAATGATCGCAGGGACTGTTCCTGTTTCAGTCTTAGTTTTCTGGCGATTTTTAGCCACTTTTCTTTCCGTGATTCCACTGCTTCTTGTGATGCGGATTCCTTTTTTACTCAAAACGGGAAAGGATTATTGGAATGTTCTCCTCGGTGGAATCATATATACTTTCTACAATCAATTCTTCTTTATGGGTTTAAAGAATGGGCTACCGGGAGCTGGGGGTGTCCTTGTCACAACCCTCAATCCCATCGTTACATTTTTTATAGTAGTGCTTATACAAAAAAAACGAATTTCCAAACGCCAAGTGATAGGATTGTTTTTTGGATTTATCGGTGGTCTTGTGATTTTACAAGTATGGAAGATCAGTATCGATTATTTATTGTTATCTGGTAACTTATTCTTTTTGTTATGTTCTTTTGTTTGGGCAATTCTTTCTCTCAATAGCCAAAAGACAGGTAAGTCGATGTCGCCCGTAACATATAGTTTTTATGTATATGCTGTGGGTTCTATCATTGAATTTCTATTTTGTTTTAATGATCCAAGTTTTTGGAAAGTTTGGGATATGGGTTTTTCCTTCTGGGCTTCCATCTTTTACTTAACAGTGATCTCGACTACCTTTGGAACCACTGTTTATTTTTATGCTGCCACAAGGCTTGGATCTGAAATTGCGAGTAGTTTCATCTTCATTGTCCCACTCTCTGCCTATTTGAGTAGTTTTTTGATTTTGAATGAAGTGGTACAAATTCCTGTGATCATTGGCGGATGTTTGGCAATCCTTGCTGTGTATTTAATCAATTCGAAACAGAAGAGAAAGGAACCAAATCTTTGAAGAACATTAGATCTTGGAAAAAAAGATTCAAAATTTGGTTATATAACTTTTATCCACCGTATGTGGGAGCAGGAATCCGAATCAAAGAAATTGCTCCCGATTTTTCCTATTTTCGTTCGGAAATGAAGTTACGGTTCTATAATAAGAATTATGTGGGAGTTCATTTTGGTGGATCTTTGTATTCCATGTGTGATCCATTTTTTATGTTAATTCTTTTAGAAAGATTGGGTTCTGATTATATTGTTTGGGACAAAGCTGGTAATATGATTTTTGTCAAACCGGGAATGGGGAAGGTGATTGCCGAATTTCGAATCCCAGAAACAGAGATCCAAAGGATCAAAGACGAAATCGAAGTGAAGAAAAAAGGGGATTATCTTTTTACAACGGATGTCAAAAACGAGGATGGTGAAGTGATCGCAAAGCTGGAAAAAACAGTGTATATCCGCAAACGGGGAAAACTCCCCATTCAGAACGGATAAAGATAAGAAAAAAACTTTCTTACCTTTATTCTTTGTTTATTAAGAACTGATTAGTATTTTTTATCTTCGTCTTCAGGAATCATATTCGCATAATACAAAAGTAATGCATCATTTTTGGAATGCACCACTCGATTTGATTCTTCGATCATTTTCCGTTTTTCTAGAATCTTTTTTCCTTTTTCCCAAACTTCTTCAGGATCTTTGATGAGATAGTTTCCATCATGACAGGAAATAAAATCTTCAACTAACATCGTACTCTGCGAAACTTCGACGGAAAAATCATTCTCAGCTAAAATTTTAGCAACAATCTGATTTGGCAAAATTTTATGATATTGTTTCCAACCTTTGGTGATGCGATAACTGAGTTCCAAAGTTGGATCTTCCGTGTGCGCATATTCCGAGATAGGAATTGGATCACAAAACTCTACGTATACATTGGAACGTTTTGCAAGAAAACCTGCCATTCCTAACTCTTCTGGCATATTGCAGAACTGGTTATCTTCTGGAACGGTTTCGTAAGATACAGAAATGGGAACAATCACAATCTCTGTTCCTGAACTTCGGAATGCATTCACGGCAGTTGTGAGTAGGCCCGTTTTGACTGGAACAATTCCTCCGGTTCTCGAACGAGTACCTTCTGGATAAACAAGGGAAGGAATCCCTTGTTCTAACATTACTTGTGAATACAAAGTTAGACATTCCAAATACAAACTGTTGCGTGTTCTTTCACGATCGACCGCATAGGCACCAAGTGATTTTAACATCCATTCCCAAAATGGATTCGACATTAAATTGATTCCGGCCGCATAACGAGGAACAGGAAGTCCCAAATGAAATAAAGAATAGGCAACTTCTACAGAATCTAAGTGAGATCTATGGGTGGGAGCATACAATAAATTGTATTTAGAAGATAATGCCTTCACCACTTCTGTTTTTCCGCCCACATGAGGGATCATCGATCCTTTGAGAAACCCACCAGAAAATAGTCGAATGGGAGCTACAAATCGAAGGACAGATTCTCTGACGGTAGGGCTATAGTTGTCGGCAATTTCTGTGACATAGAAACGAACCAACTCTTTTACAAGTGCATTCTCTTCATCTTTTTGGCAATTTTGGAACCGTTGCCAAATTTCAAGTTCAGATGCAAACTTAACTTCATCCAACTTTTGTTTTTTACGAGTGGCTTTGGTGAGTCTTTTCTGAGTGGATTCAATCACAGCTGAGGATTGTTTTTTCACTCGAGTGACTGTTCCTGGAACATTGCTGATATGTTTGATGATCCGATCCACAAGCAAATTTTGAAAATCAATTCCTGATGTTAAATTGAGTCCTACTTTCTTTTGAACCACCAGTGGGATGTTTTTTGATTCTGTTTTTTTACCACAAATCAAATCAATTAAGGCATCTGGTGGTTGTTTTCTGGTAAGGACATCAAACAAAGTTCTGTGTAAGGTAAAAGGAAGACGGATTTCATTGGCAAGTTCGATCAGAATACTGAGAGCGTAAGTTCCTTCTACGTTATCATGCCACTTGGTGGACTCTCTTTCGATAAAGGATCGCGGTGCAAAAAAAATCTCAATTCGATCTTTGATACTTAATTTTTCTCCGCCTGACAAAAGTTCGCCGACAATTTTTTGACCAAATCCTCTATTTCTACTTTTGTTGCTTGTGGCAGTAGTGATAAAGTCGGCAAGTCCCGATCTTCCCATCACGGTATCTGGTCTTGCACCATAACGCATGGCAAGGTCTCTCACTTCTTGAAAACCTACAGATAAAATTTCTCCAAGTAAGTTTGCACCATAACGAGGAAGTAGAGAAACAATTCCACTAGCGATGGCCATTGGATTTTTTGCCACACCTACAATTTCCATTCCCACAACATCGTCGGTGACAGATGTATTGATAAAATTAGAAGAAAGAACTTCAGAAAGAAACTCAGAAGTTTCTTTTTCATAAGATCCAATGTTAAAAAAACTAAATTTCTCATCTAAAATTTCCCCGAGTAGGGAAGGACCGTTGACTACCGCAACCGATGAGTTAGAAAAAATTCTTTCTTTTAAATAATTTTGTAAGTATTGCGAGTAAGTGATGAATCCAGTTTTTTTTCTGTTTTTAGAATCCAAAATTCCTTTTGTTAAAAAAGAAAAAACATAACTGTTGGTAGGTTCTAAAACATCCAAAAGAGCATGGACACTGTCCAAAAATGATCGGGAAGGAACGGCCACATGAAAAACCCAATCATCTCGCCCAAAAGAATCCAAACTGGAAACAATGTCAATATGATCAGGGAGATCTATAGTTTTTCCCATAATTTCTGTTTGGCGGCGTTTCTTAAGAACCTCTACCAATTCTTTGTCGGGAATCCAGAGAGTGATGGGATCGAATTTCTGTGCTAGTACGGAAGCGATGATAATACCCATTGGGCCACTTCCCAGAACTGCTTGTTTTAAGTCGTTATAGGCTATTTGCATAAAAAATTAACAATACGAATCGTGGGGAAATCTCACTTTATTTGTTTGCTTGAAACGATTCGAGTCTATCGAAAAAGTATCAGGAGAGTGTAAATCGTCAAGTCACAATGATTCGAGCTGGTATTGTATTTTCAAGTCTTGCCGTCATCCCGGCCCTATTTGGATGGTATCAAATTTGGCTCGGTCTCTCTGGCCCCCAAGAGATTAATTTGGCCATTGCTCTCGTTGTATCCTTTCTTTGGGTGACAGAACTTTTTCCACTCTATGTTACGGGTTTTTTAGTTCTATTTTTAGAATTAGTTTGGTTACTTCCCACATGGGGTCCAGGGGCACCAAAAACGATTACTTTCCTATCTTGTTATTTTTCAGAGACCATTTTACTCTTCTTAGGTGGATTTGTGATTTCTTCGGCCATCACATCTTACGGTTTGGATTCTGCCATTGCAAGATTTGTGATCCAAAAAACAAAAGGTTCTGCATTTTTACTCGTTCTCTCCTTAGGTTTTGCCACTGCTTCTTTATCTTGCTTTATGAACAATACCGCGACAGCGGCCATGATGCTTGGACTTGTTTCTTCTATGATGAAATCATTGGATGAAAACAATCCTTTACGAAAATCTCTCCTTTTCATTGTTCCTTTTTCCGCAAACTTGGGAGGGATTGGAACACCTGTGGGAACACTTCCGAATGTAATTGGAATTGGGTATTTACAGGAAAGAGGATTGGAAATTGGATTTTTGAACTGGATGGGATTTGCTTTTCCTGTATTCATTCTTTCTGTATTGGCCTTAACAATTCTTTTGTACATTGTGTACCTAAAAAAAGACAATTTGGGAAGTTCTGTTTTTTCCATTCAAGTTTCCGATCCAGATCACTCCCTTTCCAAACGAGATCGATCCATTGCTTTGGGAATCATTTCGATTACCATTTTGGGTTGGGTTACTTCTGACTGGCACGGAATTTCTAACGGAACAGTGGCCTTATTTCCTGTGATTATCTTTTTTGGATTTCGACTTTTGGATTTAAAAGAATTCCGTAACCTTTCTTGGGACGTTTTAATTTTGATGGGAGGTGGAATTGCTCTTGGGAAAGCA is a genomic window containing:
- a CDS encoding acyl-CoA dehydrogenase family protein, which codes for MSHHISEHPSLQPFDISEYKGVRGKNFYDIDPALQRVVHRYSESFAPDHKKAMEEHIRKYGELVGGILDELTEECHKEGKYGEVVKFDRTGKRIDFIKYSEEQKLARKISYDHGVVNLDFHPEWKYDFTHIHRYALTYLMNMNGEGGVACPLAMTDGIILALKKIGTEEQKKKYLPLVAGKGSSSHFMAGQYVTERVGGSNVSANRTIAKKLPNGKWELTGEKWFCSNPGDLWVTTAKMEGTNTVGMFLVPRIKENGELNGHHILRKKDIIGSRGKLTVEIIYDKVEAEEFGRPGHGLVNLIRYIIKTSRLHVGLGSSGNARRSVMEASEYAKFRTAYGKKILEFPSFTKTLAEMQILQTGNCFVNFRSANLSEKDHDAAEITVPLMKYKSSSQASYITQKAILTLGGNGIIGDFSPLPRLHNDSIINETWEGTHLIITDHCLHALQKPKVYTAFQSLLDELTKSALNHQELKNAFEVFQTKRKELEHCIKNESKDWKDMNRVYIADVTYQVFLLAEFLEQAAYDIANKLPTKYLYFANGYAEMVRDGLEAPRQKEGVFFDSKAIETFLSF
- a CDS encoding AEC family transporter; translated protein: MGLFFRRLPQFPETTPKVLNGFILFISLPSLVLYHVHELKVDTTSLLPSSMPWVVFGIALVFFLGLYKLKFLKFHTAVCLVLTAGLGNTSFVGFPLLETYLGKTSLGYGILADQLGTFMVLSFPGIILASIAMDGKWDFSTLVKRVLGFAPIYALFVAIVTRQFPYPEAFKLVLLRLGDTLTPLALVSVGYMLDMRTIAGHGKVLALGLGFKLVLAPIFVYWMYSPLKEDSLLFQTIVLESAMAPMVTSTVITIEKNISPHLASLMLGIGIPISFGTTYVLNFLLKGNYI
- a CDS encoding DMT family transporter yields the protein MNLKFLLLLILAMVSWGISWPIGKMIAGTVPVSVLVFWRFLATFLSVIPLLLVMRIPFLLKTGKDYWNVLLGGIIYTFYNQFFFMGLKNGLPGAGGVLVTTLNPIVTFFIVVLIQKKRISKRQVIGLFFGFIGGLVILQVWKISIDYLLLSGNLFFLLCSFVWAILSLNSQKTGKSMSPVTYSFYVYAVGSIIEFLFCFNDPSFWKVWDMGFSFWASIFYLTVISTTFGTTVYFYAATRLGSEIASSFIFIVPLSAYLSSFLILNEVVQIPVIIGGCLAILAVYLINSKQKRKEPNL
- a CDS encoding DUF4442 domain-containing protein, whose protein sequence is MKNIRSWKKRFKIWLYNFYPPYVGAGIRIKEIAPDFSYFRSEMKLRFYNKNYVGVHFGGSLYSMCDPFFMLILLERLGSDYIVWDKAGNMIFVKPGMGKVIAEFRIPETEIQRIKDEIEVKKKGDYLFTTDVKNEDGEVIAKLEKTVYIRKRGKLPIQNG
- a CDS encoding 1-acyl-sn-glycerol-3-phosphate acyltransferase, with amino-acid sequence MQIAYNDLKQAVLGSGPMGIIIASVLAQKFDPITLWIPDKELVEVLKKRRQTEIMGKTIDLPDHIDIVSSLDSFGRDDWVFHVAVPSRSFLDSVHALLDVLEPTNSYVFSFLTKGILDSKNRKKTGFITYSQYLQNYLKERIFSNSSVAVVNGPSLLGEILDEKFSFFNIGSYEKETSEFLSEVLSSNFINTSVTDDVVGMEIVGVAKNPMAIASGIVSLLPRYGANLLGEILSVGFQEVRDLAMRYGARPDTVMGRSGLADFITTATSNKSRNRGFGQKIVGELLSGGEKLSIKDRIEIFFAPRSFIERESTKWHDNVEGTYALSILIELANEIRLPFTLHRTLFDVLTRKQPPDALIDLICGKKTESKNIPLVVQKKVGLNLTSGIDFQNLLVDRIIKHISNVPGTVTRVKKQSSAVIESTQKRLTKATRKKQKLDEVKFASELEIWQRFQNCQKDEENALVKELVRFYVTEIADNYSPTVRESVLRFVAPIRLFSGGFLKGSMIPHVGGKTEVVKALSSKYNLLYAPTHRSHLDSVEVAYSLFHLGLPVPRYAAGINLMSNPFWEWMLKSLGAYAVDRERTRNSLYLECLTLYSQVMLEQGIPSLVYPEGTRSRTGGIVPVKTGLLTTAVNAFRSSGTEIVIVPISVSYETVPEDNQFCNMPEELGMAGFLAKRSNVYVEFCDPIPISEYAHTEDPTLELSYRITKGWKQYHKILPNQIVAKILAENDFSVEVSQSTMLVEDFISCHDGNYLIKDPEEVWEKGKKILEKRKMIEESNRVVHSKNDALLLYYANMIPEDEDKKY
- a CDS encoding SLC13 family permease, with the protein product MIRAGIVFSSLAVIPALFGWYQIWLGLSGPQEINLAIALVVSFLWVTELFPLYVTGFLVLFLELVWLLPTWGPGAPKTITFLSCYFSETILLFLGGFVISSAITSYGLDSAIARFVIQKTKGSAFLLVLSLGFATASLSCFMNNTATAAMMLGLVSSMMKSLDENNPLRKSLLFIVPFSANLGGIGTPVGTLPNVIGIGYLQERGLEIGFLNWMGFAFPVFILSVLALTILLYIVYLKKDNLGSSVFSIQVSDPDHSLSKRDRSIALGIISITILGWVTSDWHGISNGTVALFPVIIFFGFRLLDLKEFRNLSWDVLILMGGGIALGKAFEETGLAKHFVELFMLGDSNQLGLFLIFSLLSLGLSCFLSNTSVANLILPITMGLPTDLILPAAIGATIGASLAMPLPVSTPPNALAFSYGGIRSLEMLKVGGIISVIAWTLFVTVGGFILHSLGIVDFSKF